The Flavobacterium commune genome contains the following window.
TATCAATTATAGGAATAAGAAATTTCAGCCGATAGTTTCCGATGAAGAAATAAAAAGAAAGATTGAAGAGCCGAGAGATAATTTAATGAAATGTCAGGAGACTCTTTTGGATTTTGAAAAAAATGCAAATAATCTCAATAAAAGCAGTATTGATGATTTAAAACAGGCAATATCCAAAAGACTGGAGAATTCAGAAGAACATTTGAAATTTGTTAACTCATATCTTACTAAGCCTGCCTTAGTTAGAAAAACAATGTTTTATACAGTCGTTAAGAGACCTGTATCCAGGGTTATAAATTAGATTTTGTTGTATTTGACCTGCATGGTGGTTCCTTTACCAATTTCAGAATGTAAAACTTTGATGTTTCCTTTGTGGTATTCTTTTACGATTCGTTTGGTTAAAGAAAGTCCTAATCCCCAGCCTCTTTTTTTAGTGGTAAATCCCGGTTCGAAAATGGTATTGAATTGATTTTTAGGGATTCCGCTGCCGCTATCAGTAACATTAATTCTTACATACAGTGGTTCTTCTTCTATGGAAACGGCAATTTTTCCTTTTCCTTTCATCGCATCGATGGCATTTTTTATTAAATTTTCTATAGTCCAGCTGTGCAAAGTAGGATTGAGCATGGTGTAGATTTCGGATTTCGGACTTTCAAAAGAAAATTCAATTTGCTTAGAAAATCGGGATTGTAGGTAGTTGTAGGTTTTTAAAGTTTCTTCTATAATGTTGCTTTTTTCTAGAACTGGTTCGGAGCCTATTTTTGAAAAACGATCGGTAATGGTTTGCAATCGATCAACATCTTTTTCGATTTCGATTGTGGTTGTGGGGTCAATATTCTCTGTTTTTAAGATTTCGACCCAGCCAATTAATGAAGACAGGGGCGTGCCTATTTGATGGGCAGTTTCTTTTGCCATTCCCGCCCAAAGTTTGTTTTGAGTGGCAATTTTAGTACTGCGATAAAAATAATACATCAGAGCTGAGAATAAGAAAATAATCAGCAATAAGGCGATAGGGTAATATTTTAGTTTGTTTAGTAAAGCCGAGTTTCCATAATACCATTTCTGGTATTTGTTAGGCGCATATTCAATGATAATTGGGTCATTTTCTTTCTTTAATTGGGATAAAAAATCCATAGCTTTCGATTTATTTTTTACTATGGCTTCATCAATGTTAATGGTGTTGATAATGCTGTCATTTTCGGTAAGAATGACAGGAATAGAAGTGTTATTTTTAAAAATTTGAAGCGGAAGTTCCACATCGGTATTTTCATCGGCGTTGATGAGTGTTTTTTGGGCTTTGGCCAAAAGATTCATCTTGAGACGTTCTTCATTTTTAAAAATCTGAAAAAAAGTATAGGTATTCCATAGGATCAAGGAAATGATAAGAAATGAAGTAAAAATAAGTATCCATCTTCCGGTACTTCTTTTGTCAGAAAATTGCATGCGCTATATTTTGAACCATAAATATAACGAAATATACGTACTATTGTTTTAGTTCGCTTTAAAGTTTTTTATGTGGTTTCTTCTTAAGAAAATATTATAAGTAAAGTCGAAATCTCATTGCTTGACAAGGAATTAAAAATTAAAATTAAAATTGTAAAACAAACATTGTGGTCAGATAGAAGAAGTTATTATATTTGTATATCAAATGTTTTTCTATTGTGTTTTTGCATTCAATTGATTTTGAGCTTGTAAAATTCGAATGGGAAGCTTGTTTTCTGGTTTAGGAATGCTTTTGAAAAATAATATTATATAACAGTTAAAATAACGAAGATGGAAGTTACAGGGAAAATTAAAGTTGTTAATCCAGAGCAACAAGTTAGTGCATCATTTAGAAAAAGAGAAGTAGTTGTAACTACAGAGGAGCAATATCCTCAACATATAATGATTGAGTTTACACAAGATAAATGTGATTTGTTGAACAATTACAATATTGGTGAAGCAGTAAAAGTATCTATCAATTTAAGAGGTAGAGAATGGGTAAATCCACAAGGAGAAACAAGATATTTTAACAGTATCCAAGGTTGGAGAATCGAAAAAATGGCTGCAGAAGCTCCTGCTGCTGCGCCAATGCCTGCTGCTCCTGCATTTGCACCAGCTACCAACTTAAACGAAGACGAACCGGACGATTTGCCGTTCTAAGAATTAAAAAAGTCAGAAGTCCCGATAGCTATCGGGAGAAGTCAGAAGTTTGAGTTTACTTGAATTTCTGACTTTTTTGTTTTGCCATTGATTTTTGAAATTTAAGCATGTATTATTTATCTCAAGACTTATTTTTTCCGCCTGTTCATTTAGCCCATTCCTCTGGAATTATAGGCTTAGGTGGCGATTTGTCTCCTGAGAGATTGCAATTGGCTTATCATAGCGGAATTTTTCCTTGGTTTGAAGATGGGGAACCTATTACCTGGTGGTCGCCAAATCCCAGAATGGTTTTGTTTCTGGATGAATTGGTAGTTTCTAAAAGCATGCGTAATATCCTGAACAGGAAAATGTTCAAAGTGACTTTCAATCAGAATTTCAGGGATGTGATTTCTAATTGTCAAAACATAAAACGGGAGGGTCAAAACGGAACCTGGATTACTAATGACATGATTGAAGCCTATTGTAAACTCAATGAATTAGGAATAGCCAAATCGGTTGAGGTTTGGCAGAATGATGAACTCGTTGGTGGTTTATATGGAGTCGATTTGGGACACATTTTTTGTGGAGAAAGTATGTTTTCTTCGGTTTCCAATGCTTCTAAAGTAGCTTTTATAGCCTTAGTTGAGAAACTTAAAAATGAGAATTACAAACTCCTCGATTGTCAGGTTTATAATTCTCATCTTGAAAGTTTAGGCTGTCGCGAAATTGAACGCGATGAGTTTATGACAATTTTAAAAAGTTAATTTAGTAAAACTCCAATCCAGGGTTTTATATAAGACCAATTCATTTTTTAAACCCGGTAAACCGATAATTAATTTCAAGGTTTCGTGTGCCATCATGGTGCCAATCATCCCCGGTAAAGTACCAAGCACGCCATTAAAACTACAATTAGGTACATCTTTAGGGTTAGGAGGTTCAGGAAATAAATCACGTAGATTTTTGCTTCCCTGATGATTAAAAACAGCTAACTGACCTTCGAAACCTAAAATACTGCCATAAACCAAAGGTTTTCCTAAAGTTACGCAATTATCATTCACTAAATAGCGGGTACTAAAATTATCAGAACCATCGACTACGATATCAAAATCAGCAATAATTCTGGAAGCATTTTCAGCGGTTAGTTTTTCTTCGAAAGCCAAAACTGTAATTAACGGATTTAGTTTTTCGATAGTCGCTTTTGCTGTATTGGCTTTGCTTAATCCTAGTTGCTCTTCGGTATATAAAATTTGACGGTGAAGATTATGAATTTCGATAGTGTCAAAATCTACAATGCCAATGGTTCCAACACCTGCAGGAGCCAGATATTGTAAAATAGGACAGCCTAAACCGCCGGCACCAATAACAAGTACTTTGGCATTTTTTAATTTTTCTTGTCCTTCTTCTCCAATTTCAGGTAAAATTACCTGGCGATTGTATCTTAAAAAATCTTGTATTAAGCTCATCACATCTGCAATCTAAAATCGTTAATCTAAAATTTAAAATCAAAAGTTCTATCCCAATCTTTCCAAACAGATTCGTATCCTCTTTCGGTAATAATTTTTGCAATTTCTGCAACAGAACGTTCATCACTAATTTCAAATTGCTCTAATGATTGTGGGTCAACCACATAACCTCCTGGATTAGTTTTAGAACCGGCACTCATACTGGTAGTTCCAATCGGAATAATGTTATCTCTGAATTTTTCATTCTCGCGGGTAGAAATTGAAATTTCCACATCTTCATTCCACAAACGGTAAGCACAAATTAGTTGGGTTAAATCCTTATCGTCCATGATAAAATTAGGTTCGATAATTCCTTCGGCAGGACGCAGTCTTGGAAACGAAACTGCGTATTTGGTTCTCCAATAAGTCTTTTGCAAATAATCCAAATGCAAGGCATTAAAGAAACTGTCAGTGCGCCAATCTTCCAAACCTAATAAAACGCCCAATCCAATTTTGTGAATACCCGCTTTCCCAATTCGGTCAGGAGTGTCAAGACGGAAATCAAAATTTGATTTCTTGCCTTTGGTATGGTATTTTTTATATACTTCCTGATGGTAGGTTTCCTGATAGACTAAAACCGAATAGACTCCTGCTTCATGCAATCGCTCGTATTCTTCCTGTGAAAGTGGTTGTACTTCGACAGAAATAATAGAGAATTGTTCTCTTATTTGTTCAATTGCATTCAGGAAGTAATTGATGTTTACGGTGTAATTGGCTTCGCCGGTAACCAATAAAACATGATCAAATCCTGCTTTTTTCAAGGCTTCGGCTTCGATTTTTATTTCCGAATCCGTGAGGGTTTTTCGTTTGATTTTGTTATCCAGACTAAAACCACAATAGGTGCAAATGTTTTGGCATTCATTACTTAGATACAACGGAGCATACATCTGAATCGTTTTACCAAATCTTTTTTTGGTCAATTCATGACTTAATTGCGCCATTTGTTCCAAATACGGCTGAGCAGCAGGAGAAATTAAAGTCAAAAAATCATCAAGATTTCTTTTTGATTTCGACAATGATTGTTCTACTTGCCTGGCTGTAGTAGTATAAATTTTGGATTGAATTTCGTTCCAGTTGTATTGTTCAAAAACCGATTTAAATGTTGTCATAGTTTTTAACCGCAAAGGGCGCAAAGATTTACGCAAAGTTCACTAAGCTTTGCGTTCTTGGCGCTTTGCTTTGCGAACTTTGCGGTTGAAAAATTATTCATATAAAAACGACGTCAATGGACTTGATGCTATTGCATGCGAGTATTGCTGTCCCAGTTTGGCTTCGTAGGCTTTTCTTCCTGCAATTACAGCTTCTTTGAATGCTTCAGCCATCATTTTTGGATTTCCGGCTACTGCAATTGCGGTGTTTACTAAAACGGCATCGGCACCCAGTTCCATAGCTTTGGCAGCATCTGATGGTGCTCCAATTCCCGCATCAATAATCACAGGAACCTTAGATTGTTCGATGATAATTTCCAGGAAATCGATAGTTTTTAGTCCTTTGTTGCTTCCTATTGGTGATCCCAAAGGCATTACAGCTGCTGTTCCGGCATCTTCTAATCTTTTACATAAAACGGGATCGGCGTGGATGTAAGGCAAAACGATAAATCCTAATTTGGCCAACTCCTCGGTGGCTTTCAAGGTTTCGATTGGATCGGGTAGCAGGTATCTTGGGTCGGGATGAATTTCGAGTTTTAACCAATTTGTTTCCAGTGCTTCTCTTGCCAATTGTGCTGCAAAAACGGCTTCCTTAGCATTTCTGGCTCCCGAAGTATTGGGTAATAAATTGATTCTGGGATGTTTTAAATGTGATAAAATAGCATCGGTATCGGTTTCTAAATCGACACGTTTTAAGGCAACCGTAACTAATTCGCTCCCAGAAGCCAAGATAGCTTCTTCCATTTGGAGATTCGAACCAAATTTCCCTGTTCCTAAAAACAAGCGCGATTGCAGTTCTTTATCGCCAATTTTAAACAATGACGTTTCCATATAATTTTTCGTTAAGTTCAGTTATTAATTTTGTTTTGCTATCGCTTTCAGTAATCAAACCTGAAACGGCAATACCATGAATTCCTGTTTTGATGATGGATTCCACATCGTCAGTCAGGATGCCTCCAATAGCATAAATAGGTGTTTTTATTTGTTGCTCTTGCAGCTGACTCAGGATGTTTTGGTAGCCCTCTAATCCTAAAATCGGACTTAATTTTTCTTTGGTTTTTGTGAAACGAAAAGGACCTAAGCCAATATAGTCCGCACCTTGATTGATGTGTTTTTGAATATCCTCAAAAGTATTTGCTGTGCCACCAATGATTTTTTGGTTACCCAGAATTGCTCTTGCATTGGCTATTTTCATGTCGCTTAGTCCTAAATGAACGCCGTCGGCATCAATTTCCAGCACTAGTGGTACATTGTCGTTGATGATAAATGTGGCTGAGTATTGGTTGCACAAGATTTTTACGGCTTCCGCCAAAGTAAATGTATCTTCTGAAGTAGCATTTTTGAAACGCATTTGAATCCATTGACAGCCATGCTCTAAAGCTTGCTGAATGTTGTGCAATTGTGCTTCAATTGTGTTTCCTTGCGATATGTATTGTAAACGCTTATACATAATGATGTCCTAATTGTGATGGGTTTGACAATAAAAAGTTTTCCGTATAATTTTTGCCGTTTTTGCAGGCAGTTAAAAGCTCTTGTTCTAAGGCCAGATTAGCGGTTATAGCTGCCGATAATACACAACCCGAACCGTGTTTTGGATATATTTCAGTGTTTTTTGGCGAAAGCCTGAAAGATTGATTTGGTGTATGCAAATAATCAGTACCAACTTCCGTGGGATGATGTCCTCCTTTTAATAAAATAGAGCAGTTTTTGGATAGTTTTTCAGCAATAAGTTCGACTGATTTTTCCTTGGAATCCAATTTTAAAATTTCATAATAATTGGGTGTTATCAGTTCTATTTCGTTCAACACTGCAATCAAATCGTTTTGATTTTCAATAGTCAAAAAGTCAAATTCAGTAGTAGATCTTAAAACCGTATCCCACACTATTTTGGTTTTTGGCGAAAGCTTTTTTATCGAAAAAACAATCGATTTTAAATAGTCTAATGAAGGAACAATTCCGATTTTTACTGCTTTTACAGGATATTTTTGGAATAATACTTCAATACTTCGCAAAACAAAATCAAGAGCCGTCCATTGCATTTCAAAAAAATCACTCTCGGTTTGAATGGTATTGCCTGTATTAATGGCAAATCCATAAACCCGATGTTGTTCGAATGTTTTGATATCTGCCAAAACTCCTGCGCCGGCTGAAGGATCAAAACCCGCAATGCTTAATACGAAAGGACGATTTGTTGACATGATTCAAAATTTTTAATTGGATTTTCCGTGTTCCAAATGTTTCCTAAAAGAGCAACATCATCAAAGCCTTTTTCTAGAGTTTGTTTAATATTTGCTGCCGAAATTCCTCCCAAAGCCACTGTTTTTGTGTTGAAATTAGTTCTGTTTTTAATTTCTTCGAATAAATTTGTTTTTGGGACATAGTTTTCTTTTGAAATAGAAGGAAAAACAGGACTCAAAAAAGCATAATCAAAATCATCAGACAACACATTAAATTCTTCGATAGAATGTGTTGAAGTAGATACTGTAAAGTCTTCAGATTTTTGAAAGCTGTCAGGTCTATTCGTTGAAGGAAAATGAATCCGGATAACTCCTAAATCTTCCGCCAATTGATGATGACTGTGTAAAACGAGTTTGCTGCGATATTCTAATCCAATAGCAGTTACAAAAGCTTTCATTTCCTCCTCTGAAAAATCAGGTTTTCGAACATGAAACAATTCCAATCCACGCTCGAAAAGAGCATGGATGGTATTGATTTCGTTAGATATCGCTGTTGGATTGGATATTACTATCATTTTAAGTTAGAAGTTAGAGGTGGGAAGTTAGAAGTGAAGTTTTAACTTCCCTCTTCCAACTCCCAGCTTCCCTCTTTTTAGATATAGATTTCTTTTCCTTGCTCAATAAACTCCTCTGATTTCTCCTGCATCCCTTTTTTAGCTTCTTCAACATCGCGGATTTCCTGAGATATTTTCATTGAACAGAATTTTGGGCCACACATAGAACAGAAATGCGCTACTTTAGCTCCGTCAGCAGGTAAGGTTTCATCGTGGAATTCACGGGCTGTATCAGGGTCAAGAGCTAAGTTGAATTGGTCTTCCCAACGGAATTCAAAACGGGCTTTACTCAACGCATTGTCGCGGTATTGTGCTCCAGGATGTCCTTTAGCCAAGTCAGCAGCGTGAGCTGAGATTTTATAGGTGATAACTCCGTCTTTTACGTCTTTTTTGTTTGGTAAGCCAAGGTGTTCTTTTGGTGTAACATAACACAACATTGCACAGCCATACCAGCCAATCATTGCCGCACCAATGGCAGAAGTGATGTGGTCATAACCAGGAGCAATATCGGTAGTTAATGGTCCAAGGGTGTAAAATGGCGCTTCAGAACAGTGCTCTAATTGTTTGTCCATATTCTCTTTAATCATGTGCATTGGTACGTGACCCGGTCCTTCAATAAATACCTGAACATCGTGTTTCCAGGCAATTTTTGTCAGTTCGCCTAAAGTTTCCAATTCGGCAAATTGTGCTGCATCATTCGCATCGGCAATAGAACCCGGGCGTAAACCATCTCCAAGAGAGAAAGCCACATCATATTGTTTCATGATTTCGCAGATTTCTTCAAAATGCGTGTACAAGAAGTTTTCTTTGTGATGAAACAAACACCATTTAGCCATAATCGAACCTCCACGAGATACAATTCCCGTTACACGATTAGCTGTTAAATGAATATATCTTAACAGTACTCCTGCGTGAATAGTGAAATAAGAGACTCCTTGTTCAGCCTGTTCAATCAAAGTATCACGGAAAATTTCCCAAGTTAAATCTTCGGCAATACCGTTTACTTTTTCCAAAGCCTGGTAAATTGGCACCGTCCCAATTGGCACCGGAGAGTTACGGATAATCCATTCTCTGGTTTCGTGGATGTTTTTTCCAGTTGATAAATCCATAATGGTATCAGCTCCCCAACGGCAAGCCCAAACCGCTTTTTCTACTTCTTCTTCGATAGACGAAGTAACGGCACTGTTTCCGATATTAGCATTGATTTTTACCAGGAAGTTACGTCCCACAATCATCGGCTCACTTTCAGGGTGGTTGATGTTGTTAGGGATGATGGCACGTCCTGCTGCAATTTCAGAGCGTACAAATTCAGGAGTGATTTTGCTTTTTGGAGTATTGGCTCCAAAACTATGTCCTGCATGTTGGCATTGCATTGCTTTTTGTGCCGTTTCTAATTGCTCGATGCGTTGGTTTTCACGAATGGCAATGTATTCCATTTCTGGAGTGATAATTCCTTTTTTAGCATAATGCAATTGCGAAACATTCGCTCCTTTTTTAGCACGCATCGGTTTGTGTAAATATTCAAAACGAAGGTGATTTAGTTTTTCATCATTCAAACGTTCTTTACCGTAATTAGAAGTAATTTCGGTTAATTCTTCCACATCATTACGATCCAGAATCCATTGCTCACGGATGCGAGGTAATCCTTTGCGAACATCAATTTCGATATTTGGATCGGTATAAGGACCTGAAGTATCATAAACTGTTACCGGAGGATTTTTCTCCACACCACCTTTAGAAAGTTTAGTGTCGGATAATTTGATTTCGCGCATAGCCACTTTTATCGGGTGGATTTCACCATCTATGTACACTTTGGTCGAATTCGGGAAGGGTTGTCTGGAAATTTGTTCTTCGTTTGTCATATTTTTAATCTTAATGTTATAAAGTCTATTTTGTTATGGTCAATGGCACACGGATAAGGCGGATTCGCTAAAGCGAAGACACAGATTGATACGGGTTTTTAGTTCCTGAGTTGGAATTTATCCAGCTTTAGGACTGAAAACCGACTACTGCAGTCTGCAAACTGAATATTATCCTCCCTGTGTAGCTGAAATAATTAAAATATCGTCAGTTTCGGATAAGTGGTGACTGTCCCAATTGGATTTTGGAATTACGTTACTGTTTACGGCTACAGCAATGCCATTTTGTTTTTGGGGAATTTCAATATCGAGCAAGGCTTGAATGCTTAGCGCATCTGCTTGAAATTGTTTGATTTGATTGTTGATTTTTAGTTCCATTCTCGTATTTTTTTTAATAAAAAATACTTTAGGAATGGCTACAAAGTGCCCAAAAAATGGGACCACGGAAGTCATCTTACTTTTCCCTACGCTAGTATGAACTAGATCAGGTTCAGAGGGTAAAATCTCAGCCTGCTAATGCAGACACCCCTAAAGTGTGTGACAAATGTAATTAAAAAGTTAGAAAAGAGAAGTTAGAAAAGAGAAGTTTAACAATTTTACATTGAATACATCAAAACTGAACACTGCTTACTGATTTCTTGTCCAACATTCTTCTATGTGGTCGTTAACCATTCCGGTTGCCTGCATGTGAGCGTAGACTACGGTGGAACCTACGAACTTGAATCCGCGTTTTTTTAAATCTTTGCTAATAGCATCTGAAAGGGGAGTGGTAGCGGGAACTTCTTTGAGTGATTTTGGGTTGTTGTCGATAGGTTTTCCTTCGGTAAAAGCCCAGATGTATTTGGAAAAACTGCCAAATTCTTCCTGAACTTTCATAAAGGCAAGGGCATTGGAAACGGCAGCACGGATTTTTAACTGGTTGCGGATAATCCCTGGATTGGTCATGAGTTCCTGAATTTTTTCCTCGGAATAAGTAGCGACTTTTTGATAGTCAAATTGGTCAAAAGCTTCGCGAAAATTTTCTCTTTTTGCCAAAACAGTATACCAACTTAAGCCCGCCTGAAAAGTTTCCAAAATTAAAAATTCAAATAAAGTTGGGTCGTCATAAACAGGTGTTCCCCATTCTTCATCATGGTATTTACGGTATAAATCGTCTTTTTCGCACCAGGCGCAACGTGTTTTTGCTTCCATAATTATTTGCTATGAATGTATTTTTCAATCATCGAATGTCCTAAATAGATTAACGGTGTCAATACTATGGCGATTGTTAGTTTGACGAAATAACCTGTAAATGCTGATGCTATATAGTCGGGAGTGGAGATTTTTCCGGTCATCCAAAAGGCAATTCCCAAAACGATAAAACTATCGAAAAGTTGGGAAATGACAGTGGAACCGGTACTTCGGAGCCAAATCATTTTGTTGCCTGTTTTTTGTTTGAAAAAATGAAAAATGGTTACGTCGATTAACTGCGAGACCATAAAGGCAGTAATGCTTCCGACAATAATCCACATACTTTGCCCAAAAACAGCGTGAAATTGTGCGTCGGTCACTAAACCATCGCCTTTGACAGCTGGAATTTTTAAGGCAAAAAACAATAAAACAAAACAATACGAAATCAAGCAGGCGGTAATTAAAGAAAGTTTTCGAACCCCATCTTTTCCAAAATATTCATTGATTAAGTCGGTGGTAAGGAATACAACTGGCCAGGGTAAAATTCCGATACTCATCAAATAAGGGCCAACGTAAATGAGTTTTCCGCCAATCAATTCGGCGACAACAGCATTGGTGATAAAAATTCCGGCGAGTATTACGTAAACAAGGTCTTTTTTGGATTGAAACATATTTAGGGATTTGATTCAACCAAATTTAGTTTCTTTATTTTGAATTTAGGATTTGAACAAAAGTTAAATTCAAAAAAAAATCCCATTTCGTTTTCTCAAACGAGATGGGATTTTGTATAAGTATAAAATCTAGTTAGATTAACCTAAAGTAACTCTTTTGAAACCTGTAATTTCAACATTGAATCCTTTAACGTAATCACCAACTTTTTTACTATCATCTTTGATGAAGTTTTGGTCTAATAACGCTTTTTCTTGGTCTAAAGTAGTGTTGTCAGAAATGAAACGTTGTACTTTTCCAGGAATAATTTTGTCCCAAATTTGCTCTGGTTTACCTTCAGCTTTTAATTCAGCTTTAGCATCTTCTTCAGCTTGTTTGATAACTTCAGGAGTTAATTGAGAGAAAGAGATGTATTTAGGAACATTTTTCAAAGTTTTTCCTAAACGTGCAGCTTCTTCATTGTCTTTTTCTATAACAGCAATACGAGCAGCAAGTTCAGATTCAACGAAAGCTGGATCAAAATCTTTGTAAGATAATGTATCAGCTCCCATAGAAGCAACTTGCATAGAGATGTCTTTAGTTAAAACTTCAGCATTAGCGATTGGAGCAGAAATAGCTGTTAAAGCAGCAATTTTGTTAACGTGAACATA
Protein-coding sequences here:
- the tsf gene encoding translation elongation factor Ts — protein: MATITAADVNKLRQATGAGMMDCKKALVEAEGDFDKAIQNLREKGQKVAANRSDRESSEGAAVSFINADNTKGAIITLNCETDFVGKNEAFVTLAKELVEKAINFSSKEEFLASDFNGITVAEKLIEQTGVIGEKIEIGGFEILEGAFVGSYVHVNKIAALTAISAPIANAEVLTKDISMQVASMGADTLSYKDFDPAFVESELAARIAVIEKDNEEAARLGKTLKNVPKYISFSQLTPEVIKQAEEDAKAELKAEGKPEQIWDKIIPGKVQRFISDNTTLDQEKALLDQNFIKDDSKKVGDYVKGFNVEITGFKRVTLG
- a CDS encoding queuosine precursor transporter, whose amino-acid sequence is MFQSKKDLVYVILAGIFITNAVVAELIGGKLIYVGPYLMSIGILPWPVVFLTTDLINEYFGKDGVRKLSLITACLISYCFVLLFFALKIPAVKGDGLVTDAQFHAVFGQSMWIIVGSITAFMVSQLIDVTIFHFFKQKTGNKMIWLRSTGSTVISQLFDSFIVLGIAFWMTGKISTPDYIASAFTGYFVKLTIAIVLTPLIYLGHSMIEKYIHSK